A genomic segment from Candidatus Methanomethylicota archaeon encodes:
- a CDS encoding cysteine hydrolase has protein sequence MVDSLLVIDMLNDFVYGALKCDAALKIIPNIKLLVDAARKIGVPVIYVNDSHLPNVDGEFKKWGPHAIRGSHGAMVIDELKPSGSDFIVEKRRYSGFYGTDLNVLLRELNVDTLILTGIHTHICVMHTAADAFYHGYKLIVPSDCVTAFNVEDHNIGLRFMHELYGAEIVNSRDVLKRWKIA, from the coding sequence TTGGTTGATTCCCTGCTAGTTATTGATATGTTGAATGATTTTGTTTATGGTGCTTTGAAATGTGATGCCGCTTTGAAGATAATCCCAAACATTAAATTGCTTGTTGATGCTGCGAGGAAGATTGGTGTCCCCGTAATTTACGTTAATGATTCGCATCTACCTAATGTTGATGGTGAGTTTAAGAAGTGGGGTCCTCATGCCATTAGGGGTTCACATGGAGCTATGGTTATTGATGAATTGAAGCCAAGTGGCTCCGATTTCATTGTTGAGAAGAGGAGGTATAGTGGCTTTTATGGAACAGATCTAAACGTCCTCTTGAGGGAGTTGAATGTGGATACATTGATACTTACAGGTATTCATACGCATATCTGTGTTATGCATACTGCGGCTGATGCATTTTATCATGGATATAAATTGATAGTTCCCTCAGATTGTGTAACGGCATTTAATGTTGAAGATCACAATATTGGTTTGAGATTTATGCATGAACTCTATGGTGCTGAAATAGTTAATTCTAGGGATGTTCTTAAGAGGTGGAAAATTGCCTAA
- a CDS encoding Mrp/NBP35 family ATP-binding protein, with translation MSGMREAYKRVLELDEAVKRRMGDVRYKIAVLSGKGGVGKSVVTANLALALASRGRRGLVGILDADITGPTIPKLLNLRGRELLAGPNGIEPIIGPLDVKVVSMDYLLPNDYTPVIWRGPLKSTAIKQFLGDINWGKLDFLFIDLPPGTGDEPLTIAQSIPNITGAIIVTIPSEVSQIVVRRAVGFCRVLNIPIIGVVENMSGFVCPNCGAEVDIFMRGGGERIALEMGLDFLGRIPLDRRLCEASDRGELLVLSGEDTPTVRAFMNLAAKVEDYVKRVGGSS, from the coding sequence ATGAGTGGGATGAGGGAGGCTTATAAGAGGGTTTTGGAGCTTGATGAGGCTGTGAAGCGTAGGATGGGTGATGTTAGGTATAAGATTGCTGTTTTGAGTGGTAAGGGTGGTGTTGGTAAGAGTGTTGTTACGGCTAATCTTGCATTAGCTCTTGCTTCTAGGGGGAGGAGGGGGCTTGTTGGCATTCTTGATGCCGATATTACTGGGCCAACAATACCTAAACTTCTAAATCTTAGGGGTAGGGAGCTTTTGGCTGGGCCTAATGGTATTGAGCCCATTATAGGTCCATTGGATGTTAAGGTTGTTTCAATGGATTACCTACTACCCAACGATTATACTCCAGTTATTTGGAGGGGGCCTTTGAAGAGTACTGCCATAAAACAGTTTCTCGGCGATATTAATTGGGGTAAACTTGATTTCCTCTTCATCGATCTTCCTCCAGGTACTGGTGATGAACCTTTAACTATAGCTCAATCCATACCAAACATTACTGGAGCCATAATAGTCACAATACCTTCTGAGGTTTCGCAGATTGTTGTTAGGAGGGCTGTGGGTTTCTGTAGGGTTCTGAATATTCCAATAATTGGTGTTGTGGAGAATATGAGTGGGTTTGTATGTCCAAATTGTGGTGCTGAGGTGGATATATTCATGAGGGGTGGTGGTGAGAGGATTGCCTTGGAGATGGGGTTGGATTTCCTTGGTAGAATACCATTGGATAGGAGGCTTTGTGAAGCTTCTGATAGGGGTGAACTGCTTGTTCTTAGTGGTGAGGATACTCCAACGGTTAGGGCTTTCATGAATTTAGCAGCTAAAGTTGAGGATTATGTTAAGAGGGTTGGTGGGTCTAGCTGA
- a CDS encoding nucleotide pyrophosphohydrolase has protein sequence MIVMKLDDELTISQLEEKVWRFIEERNWGKYHKPKDIAEAICIEAAELLELFQWRSHEEVEKLMNREDYKDKVREELADIIIYILSFAKVANIDLSKSIIEKIEKNAKKYPAEKYYGKAHLEE, from the coding sequence ATGATTGTAATGAAATTGGATGATGAGTTAACTATAAGCCAATTGGAGGAGAAGGTTTGGAGATTCATAGAGGAGAGGAATTGGGGGAAATATCATAAACCAAAGGATATAGCTGAAGCCATATGCATAGAAGCTGCAGAACTACTTGAACTATTCCAATGGAGAAGCCACGAAGAAGTGGAGAAACTAATGAATAGAGAAGACTATAAGGATAAGGTTAGAGAGGAGTTGGCGGATATAATCATATACATATTAAGCTTCGCAAAGGTTGCCAATATAGATCTATCGAAATCCATAATTGAAAAGATTGAGAAAAATGCAAAGAAGTATCCTGCAGAAAAATATTATGGTAAAGCACATCTTGAAGAGTAA